gATATAAACTGACTGTCTGATATAGACAGAGTGCAGCGGgctaaaacaaagaaaggatCAGAATTTAATGTGGTTCAACTGATCAGATAACGTATACAATTAGTGTATGCGTTATCTGGCAACAGGTACATTATTATGAAAACATTACTATAGCAAAAGAACTGTATGAAGTCTATAGAGACTGTATCTTACCACCCTGGACTTTTTTATGTGGTTGCTGTTTGGAGGTAATTCTCTCCTATTGAGCGTGGGAGTTTGTCCTTCTAATGGGTTTTAACTTACCTCTTTGTGTGGTGACTTTAATTAAACATGATAAGCAAACAGTGACAGCGTTGTATAGCACAAAGCTGTTCCCGTTCAGTCCTCCTATAGGTTTTAGACGTATAGATTTCAGAAAGTACACAAAGTGAAAAGTGAATAAACACTGGTTTTGAACTCCTGAATGCCTGCATGTTTAGATTTGTGtttcaggacttttacttttgtcCCCTATGATGAGACATACTCAAGgggcatgtgtgtttttttgccccTCACCTTTGATGCATGTTGGCTGTAATTAAGGAGGATTTAAGAAATTAATGCAACATTAAACTTGAGGCCTGGACTGCGAAACAAAGTCAACATAACCAGGATATCCTTTCGTTATCGGGCTACACTTACCCTGACATTGGCCGTCTGGATAAACAGTGTCACAGCTGGTTATCAGTCAACTCTGGGTTTTCCTTTCCAGCCAGGAGCACTTTCATGTGACAGAGGCGGGGGTGTTACCTGAAGCATAAGCCAGCTAGATGGTCAAGTTCTGCACCTattttaagcagaaaaaaataagttaatactaaaatcaaatgtcatctttgaaataaacaaatgacaTAGTCAATGATTTAGTACTTAACTCATAGGGCACACTTTAAtactacacacatgcatatcactctgtgcacaaaatacgctttttaaaatcaaaaaatacattatacattaatattattttctactttcactgagttattttttttttttttttaccaacatccttcttaatcataaatatcaaatattcattaaatttcagaattttgaaTTTATGTCAGgatgtcatgatgccactatctttttagatgaaaaaacaaacaaacaaaaatgaattattttcactatactaaatgctaagtagatttttttgattatcacagcctgggatatgtcaatgatttgcagacactgactgtgacagtgcgtctagtgaaaatagcatgtattttctccatatgccaaatatggtaaaagaTGATTTAATCAGgggaaaaatagtaaaagttacaaattCCAcggcaaaagcccaaaatgacactAAGACATAAcacattgcatgtttttatgctttgatggctgtgggttcaaaaattgcagtttgaatgggtttcagtggcacatttttttgctcttaacagtatgaatgtaagttttgtttacactgtgtatttcagagttattgtaggagctgagctggaaattccaggattaaacaaaaataacaaaaatacacaatcttgccaacatttatgtatatgcatatacacagccaaaattatcaaaacgcgaagaatgaaaagcgccaAACAGTCCTTACAGCTTAAACAAAATCGACTGCACTTTGGTGTACTTTTATGTTCATTGATTCTGTGATGTTGGACATGAGGACATCAAGTAAAATGGTtcatttcaacatgttatatgaCCACCTaataacagggaaaaaatgtacATCTCTGTCTTTACACAGATCCTCCAGGTAATTTTATTCACCATAGCACTAGTAGGCCTTCACACTAATATTAATCCCACTGGgtttatctttgtgtttttttagcgtTCTTCCTTTGAGGACATTCCAGCTCAAAACACCTGCTCTGTCTTAACTAACTCCTTTTAGCTCTGATAATCTCACCCCTTTGCAAATCAATATGTTGATATTGTTACTGAATGTACGATACTTTAAGTTACTCAATTTTCCAAAGTCAATTGTTCCGGTGTTTTAGGCCTTTGTTTGTCTTCTACTTTAGGgtgctgttgtgttgttgttacaGGATTAGCAGCTGGCCAACAACATGTGCCCTCATCCTAAATGTCAAAGCCACTAGACTGGATGAGCAAAGTCAATAAGGAGTTATGCAAATGTTTTGTCACGCTGAACAAACAGTCCTGTCTAAATACGCAAGAGGTAAACAGAGCGTACAAGGTGATGTCAACTTCCTCTTTTCGAGGAGCCTTGcaaaatcaataaattgttcagaaaccttttttctttaatttatagtacatatattaaaaatatattttagaaaagcATTTGATATTAAATATGTATACAAATCTTTTGTAAATAGATCAGCATTAACTGTAGCGATCAGACTTTTTAACGCCCATTACGATACAAATACCTGAGTTTTGGACATCAGCCATTAACAAGTACCATCCCAATACCAGTTTAATTACTAAGCTGTGTACacccttctgtgtgtgttaaagtgatctaaattttcttttatgtgtCAGGTAATAGCAGCGTCAATTTAAACACCTCTTTCCTAACTTTGGTACTGAATTACAATCCAACTGTTAACTTTGCAAATGCTGCTACAAACTGGTTGAACAGGAATTTAAGTTCCAGTATAAAACAATACAACTGAATAAAATGAGAACTAGATATGAACATTAGATGCAGTTAAGTCACAAACTAGTGAAACAAACTTGATCATTTCTAATCattcataataaaaagaaatacaaaataacttGTAAAAAGTAGTGTTAATAGGAAATTGAGTTCCAGCTAAAAccataaacataaaattaaattgaaattgaatcGAATTGGCCCGATATTAGTTTTGGATTGGTGCATCTCTATTATTCTGACATCAGCATAAGTTTTCTGTACAAATGCTCATCTTGGATCATGCTTCTCTACttaatctgaatttttttaaagcctatATCCTTCATGTTACGATTTGGTAGTAAACCAGTACCTCCTAATTTGTCAGAATTGACACAGACATTTTACTTAATATTGTGTAAGACGgtcacaaaaatcaaaaaagaagtTCTAGGATAGGATGTTAACAGGGGCgttttcaaacacatttacCTTTCTAATTCGTCTTCAGATGTAAAGTTTGAGAGAAAATGAACAGGTACATGATGACCCGAAAAGTTCAACAAATTTCATATCTTCGCCAGTTGTTTTTGCTTGCGAGAACTGGAGGCTCATTGTCCGTGTTTGTCCCCTAAGAATTTGCACTTGTATTGACACAACCACATCTATCCTTCATCACACCCCAGCGTCCACTCAGTTTGACTGATAATCTTCTAATCCCCTCTGCAGTTTGATAAATATTGCATAAGCCTACAAAATCAGCCCCGTCATTCGTTATCAGGGGAGTAGCTTTGGATgacatcaaatactgctgccgTGGCTCTCCCTGCTTTCCTGCTGTGGGAGTTGTACGCATGCTGTTTAGCTTGTTCCAGGCTTTAATAATTGCCTCAGAGCGAAGAGGCGCCTCTCTTCAGgcctgcattttgtttttgcgtGATCATGGCTGGTCAAAAGCAATTACTCCCATGTCAACACAACAATGAAGGGAATGTAGATGTGCAGGTTAGAGGCCCATGAGTTGTGCTCATAGATGGGTTTTATAGAAATATGAGGctgcttaaaaacaacaaactgacagTGAGATTTCCTCTGAAATGCTCTCATTGTATTTTCACGTTTCTGTGTGTAGGCCGGGAAGCCCATGAAGAAATAAACATCACTTTCACCCTGCCTGTATCCTGGAACTCCGACGAGTGTGTGCTGCACGGCCACTGCGAGCAGGTGGTGTTCAGCACTTGCATGACCATCACAGCGGCCAGCAATATCTTCCCAGTCACAGTGTGAGTTGGACTGCCTCCCTGACTCACAGGGACACACTATCTCTCTGCCCAGAGCTGAGTGAGACTGACAAACTGAATTACAGTATCCCAAAGTTTTTCTCAATAACTTTGTGTTATTTCAGACAATATTTTGTGCTTTCATACAATGTGTAGTTACAGAAGTGAGTTGGTGATAtcatttgagaaaacaaaatgttttcagtttagtCAGATACTAGATTCCAAATCCAAAGTAGCATTTTTTTAGCTCCTATCATCTGCATGATGGAGTGGTAGTTGTTAAGACTGAGATGCTTTGTGCACCACTTTGCAGTCTCATTGCTATTTTTGTAagcacataaataaatgaatattttagctttttttttttaaatttcaaaatgacTTTCAGTGTTATTTTCCTTGGGGTCGGATAGCAGTTGTTTTTGCTGCGTGTAATATAACCAAAGAAGGTTGCATTTTCCAGGCTTTTTATTTGAAGCTGGCAGCTATCAACTGGAATGACAAATGTTTCCAACAGATTTCATCAGTTGTAAACAATAAATGTTCATTCAATGAGTTGGCcgaatcacaaaacaaaacggTCTGTTGTTGTCTGATAATGTTAAACTGGCTTTGTCTAGCTGTTGTCTGTAACAAACTCAGtcagctacatttttttaaagagcggAAAACACCAATCAGCTCTGTTGGCTCTTTAGCTTTGTTCATAGCTCTCATATTGTGATACTGTGTTCACATGGACCGCAAACCTGATAACATTTTAGTGGACGAGAGCTGGATAGTAAAATTAGGTGAAGCAAGCAGAGAATAACAGCAGTGGAAGACGGCATTGCTGCACTTCAGTAGTTCTTAATCTAAAGCCTGGGTCTTCAAACTAGGGTCTGGGACCTCCAGGAGGTCCTCACAGTTACTGCAGGGGCGCaccaaaaacaatatattttttaaattaaatcagcTTATTCATTAGAAAATCTACCAATTTAATTTACAGCACACAACATTAGTGTCAGGCTGACTGTCACCTATGAATCCTTGTCAGTGGATGAATGTATACATATATGAATCTGTTAgtaattattcttttaaaaggttaatattGTATGCACTATAAAAggtatgtttatgtttttcatatatAATAGGGGGTCCCTGCTCTGTTGCTCTTTCTGCTAAAgggtccttggcctgaaaaacatATAGACCCTTGGTCTAACGCGATTGTGGGTGCTGCATATCGCAACAGCGTCACATTTCTCATATAATTGTTGCTAGCAAATTTCATATGAATCTGCAAGGCCTACAGTGCTCCTGCATGATCATTCACGGGGTGCAAGTGTGCCATTTGTTTTGATTagtgaaacatgtcaaaatgagGGTGaataaatgtgcatgtgcatgttacAAATTAGCAGGAGCGAGTACGAGCATATCTGGAGTCTTTAGAGATGAGCAGTAGCATGTCCTATCAGTCTCTGAAACTATAACATTAAAACTGCAGCCAAAGTGGAGACTGAGAGCTTTCAGCAGTGTCATTTAGAGTCAGTCAGATGTAGTTTCATCTAATGTCAGGCGTGACTTAGTTGTTGGTCGTTTGTCTTTGCTTTCAGAGTAGACAACTGCTTTGAATGTCACTGTATCTTACTTAAATAGGAAGCATTTTGGAAACCGTTATCGACACTGCTTTGCTTTAAATTGCATGACTTCTATACTGGGGCAATTCTAATGTTGCCCCAGTATATTGATTTTTGCTTTATTATGATACGTAGTCTAGCCATATTAATTTCTGATTGATATGGTCCCTTCCTACCTGCTGATATATCCACATTACAACCTTTTTATGTCCTTATGTGTTTGGATGGGTAATGCCTTAAATGGCACTGCCAATATTATATGGAAAAGGACAATCTTGAATAATAAGaaatatgaaacaaataatcaaatacaAGGAATAATATAAATAAGCCAAAAATTCTTAAATGACATCTACAACTTTTCTCCAATCTCTGCAACATAATGTAAATCGTTCCACTACAACAGTCAATAgatgtcactttttgttttggtttgcagGCAGCCGCCACACTGCGTGCCGGAGACGTACACCAATGCCACATCTTGGTACAAAGTGTTCACCACAGTCCGCGACTCAGATACCAAGTACAGTCAGGACTACAACCCCTTCTGGTGTTACAAAGGAGCCATCGGCAAAGTGTACCACGCACTCAACCCAAAGCTTACTGTCATCGTTCCTGATGTAAGTCAcagcctccttttttttctggcggTAAACATTATCAgacacagtttttattttacagagtttCTGGTTTGATTTTCTAATGTTGTTATTTCTGTGTCTCAGTTAACTTGCATTAAAGTAACTGAGTAAACAAAACTATGACTTAGACTGTACTTTAGGCAAAGAAAATCTACTTTAAATAACAAGATTTCCCTCAGATTTGAATGTAGTTTCCAGGAACCGTATTAGAAGAAATTTGCAAGTCGGAAGTTTTTAATCATCCTCGTCTCTCAGGTGAATGTCTCACTCATTTACCTTGTACTGCATCTTCATATATccttaacttttaattttttttgtatatttcctttgtgtaaattttaaaaagttactttaCAAACAAGATTGttgaattaattttctgtattgTAGCCTCTTGGCTGGGTTAGTAAAGATACAGAAcattatttacttaaagttaAAAACCACTTGATCGGATAAGAAATTATATGAGATGATAAGAAGCTTTTGTTGAGAAGattatgtttatattgtatCACATCTTTGCTATTGTATCACATCTTTGCTGGAAAGTTATAGGTATAAAGTTGTGGCAgcacaacaattaaaaaaaaaaaagtaaaacccaAATATGACAGAGTGATTGTGTAGGGGATATATTGAGATGATGGCAGGTTAAAGGATCACTCACTATTCCCAttataagacaaaataaatgtggtTGAACACATTGTGAAAGCCAGTTAGTCGTAGTTGTATACTGATGGCGGTAGATTGTTCCAGGAATACAATAGCCCTATTGACAGGCTTCAGCTGTCAGCTGAATGAGCCAGTGagcctgaaaacattttgaaaatatgtgttGTGCCTGTGCAGTTACCTGATGTCAGTCCACTTCAACACAGAGGATTAAGGGAGCGGAGCTTGAGAAAGCTTTTTCCATCAGCGTCACCGTCTGTTatcaaaacaacagagaaataGAGTGACACTTGACATCCCTGTTTCATTCCTACATTTAAATGTCTGTAGAATGTGAAGACATAAAACATAGCTAAACTTAAAGCAAAAGTTTAgctatgttttatttcttcactCCTCAGACTTTCTGTGTAATTAAAATCTTTAATGTATTTAGcacttttaaaagtctttcATATCAGCTGGCATCGGGTTATAGTTTTCAGTAGTTAGTTATTTTTGAAAGACTCCTATTGATGTAagcattaaaggaatacttcaactgcaaaacaaccatttgtatatcaataagTTACTctgttactttgaatttttgtgaaagaaactttttcctgcatgcctccatgttgaacagagaatccaaaataggcaaaaaattattgatgaattgaagtaaatgcATTGAACAACGGCAAATCTATAAACAAGGACACCAGTGACTTCAAGTCATAAAGAATGTTCACCTTTTTGGATTCTTACCGTggaaacatgcaagaaaaacaaagttttcttcacaaattcaaggtattATGCGTTGAGTAATTTATATacaaacaaatggtcattttgtgagtCAAGTTGGACCCAAGACAGGAATTAACTGCACATTATACAGATGATCCCTGTGatatgtttttgacaaaaaaatcaataactgaTCTGGCAGTGGGAATGTAAATACCCCCTCACATATTCTAAGTATGATTATAGTAAGCACTTGCTTCAATAGGGGCATTTTGATAGTGAGCTCAAAATTATGCAGATTGACTTTTTGATTATAATTAGggctgacattttttgccaagttgctcattgcctttttttttaaagagattgaaccaatttgctctggatTCAAAAGtatgaatacttgtgaaaggcgtctgaatgcagcataagaaaagtgatgtcaatccaggtttcaaagggttaaagacaggAATATCAGCTGGTGATAAACATGATTAAGTACGGAACACTGACAGCCTTAATTataataaaacctgcagatATTTGATTCTGTCTTCTTAACTCTTTCTTATTAGGATGACCGTTCCCTCATCAACCTGCACCTGATGCACACAAGCTACTTCCTGTTTGTCATGGTCATTACTATGTTCTGCTATGCAGTCATCAAGGGGCGACCTGGCAAAGTACGACAAACCAACCCTGACTTCTGTCCTGAGAAGGTACATCAGACACCAGCAGTGCTATATGACGAGAACAGGTAGCTCCAGCAAAGCATTGCTTGACCAGTGATTGGTCAAAGACATGATCCAATCACACTGCTGATTCTCTGCTAATTGTCCAAATACATGGACATCTTTGTGCAACTGTTGATTTTCTTTGACACACTGATTCCTTATTTCTTAAGAATTTAAGCACATATTAATACTGCCCTTATTAGAATAAACGCTATTTTGTTTCGACGAGTTATGTTTGAAGTGATTATAGGCTTTGTGTTGTTAGCATCTCCAAACAAAAGCCTGAAACCTGGCAGCACATTCTTACGTGGTCCTCTGATGTGGCTGATTCATGCGTAGTTACAGCTCAGTCCCAGAGGTAATGGAAGATTGTCCTCTTGGGTCTTAATGCTTGACAGTACACATAACACCGTAACCCATGTGTGTCACTTATTATCACAGCCACTGTGGAGGAGCCAGCTCGCACTGGTACATGAACTAACAATTTTAAGATAGGTCAGCAAGCTGTGACTCATTGTCTGAGTCAGGCCCAACTAAGAGTTTTGGGTGCTGTGCTGCAGAAACAACAGAGGGAATTATACAATTTTCACTACAGGCAGGTAGATGGGGATCAGGCTAAGCTAAAGCTCTGCAGTTTATCTTACAAAATAGTTCCACAAATTAAGCTCTGCTCACTCAGTGATAAACACATctcattttctgtagctgtttcacagtaaaagcccGCTGCTTTCTTGCTGGATGGTAGAGTTTGGTTGATTTCTGGTTTTGCTGCTACAGTTGGGTGTATGTGCTTAAAGACGTTTGACTTTATGCAAGCTGGCTAAACCAGAATTTTCATGATGGTACAATATGGGAAATTGAAAAGTAGCCTACATCAGCAAACTGTACTTGACAGCAGTTGTAAATCCAGCTTGTGACGAGATATTGCGGTTAGGCgtaaagaaaattaaactgCCATTACGGCAAAATTTTGGATTTAAAGCTGAATAAagaggtgagtggaaaaaacAGATAAGGGAAGTATGtcctgctgcttttctctgcttcCTCGTTATGTCGTGTTTATTAACGACTGGAAAACCTGCTTAGATCATCGTGGCCTCTCTCAGTCTCAGTATGTTCTACTTGTGGGCAGCTGAAGGGTCAAGTGCGACACCTAGCATTAAAATTTGATATACTGGTCCAGTGTTTGGCCTAATACTGAAGCgatttgaaaatgtgtaaacTAGCCCAACCCTCGTTTATAGTAAACTTTTAATGTGATGCAGCAGCAGTATCTTAACTTAGTGAGTACAGCGGactaaaaaaaattggaaatgcagatttaaaatataaatttgcaGAACTGTGGTACCAGCTGCACAGACCTGAATTTGGGGCACTTTGAAGGGAAATTCCAGTCTGAATGGAGATGCCCTTCACATTAATAGTGACATTTTAGATGTGTCATTCTCCAgttgattacaaaaaaatatttttaatgattttctcGTAGCAGTGGCTTCTTCACTGCTGAGTTAAGAGATTTGATGTTAT
This genomic window from Plectropomus leopardus isolate mb chromosome 13, YSFRI_Pleo_2.0, whole genome shotgun sequence contains:
- the tmem248 gene encoding transmembrane protein 248 isoform X3 — its product is MVYLLNPIENLRSYINNRPPLVIFMISVSAVAIAFLTIGYFFKIKEIKSPELTEDWNTFLLRFNELDFCVSENETIKHGLNESTTPESMVVTSGQARSSTQVPLLLEDSGPINISVPITLTLDPQRPFGGYSRNITHLYATVLGQQVGLSGREAHEEINITFTLPVSWNSDECVLHGHCEQVVFSTCMTITAASNIFPVTVQPPHCVPETYTNATSWYKVFTTVRDSDTKYSQDYNPFWCYKGAIGKVYHALNPKLTVIVPDDDRSLINLHLMHTSYFLFVMVITMFCYAVIKGRPGKVRQTNPDFCPEKVALSEG
- the tmem248 gene encoding transmembrane protein 248 isoform X2, with amino-acid sequence MVYLLNPIENLRSYINNRPPLVIFMISVSAVAIAFLTIGYFFKIKEIKSPELTEDWNTFLLRFNELDFCVSENETIKHGLNESTTPESMVVTSGQARSSTQVPLLLEDSGPINISVPITLTLDPQRPFGGYSRNITHLYATVLGQQVGLSGREAHEEINITFTLPVSWNSDECVLHGHCEQVVFSTCMTITAASNIFPVTVQPPHCVPETYTNATSWYKVFTTVRDSDTKYSQDYNPFWCYKGAIGKVYHALNPKLTVIVPDDDRSLINLHLMHTSYFLFVMVITMFCYAVIKGRPGKVRQTNPDFCPEKVHQTPAVLYDENR
- the tmem248 gene encoding transmembrane protein 248 isoform X1, producing the protein MVYLLNPIENLRSYINNRPPLVIFMISVSAVAIAFLTIGYFFKIKEIKSPELTEDWNTFLLRFNELDFCVSENETIKHGLNESTTPESMVVTSGQARSSTQVPLLLEDSGPINISVPITLTLDPQRPFGGYSRNITHLYATVLGQQVGLSGREAHEEINITFTLPVSWNSDECVLHGHCEQVVFSTCMTITAASNIFPVTVQPPHCVPETYTNATSWYKVFTTVRDSDTKYSQDYNPFWCYKGAIGKVYHALNPKLTVIVPDDDRSLINLHLMHTSYFLFVMVITMFCYAVIKGRPGKVRQTNPDFCPEKVHQTPAVLYDENRWRCQRVKKTSESYVRTYL